A single window of Phoenix dactylifera cultivar Barhee BC4 unplaced genomic scaffold, palm_55x_up_171113_PBpolish2nd_filt_p 000117F, whole genome shotgun sequence DNA harbors:
- the LOC120104813 gene encoding uncharacterized protein LOC120104813, whose translation MEGENGLLVTVGLAPRESTVRMDFLVVRLPSAYSAILGRPRLNALRAMVSTYHLLVRFSTDQGVGEVRGDQRIAKRCYMATHKAKQPAKTEAPSHGEQTAEAPTETSNQALPIETLEVRDNTWKKRVEPGKLLTQIPLQENCPKLTVQVGSGLSSLERDRLIEFLRTNMDIFTWSPADMPEINPEVMVHRLQVKPTYKPVRQKKRGSAPERQRAAAEKVDKLLEAGFIREVFYPDWLANVVLVKKANEKWRMCVDYTDLNKACPKDSFFLPSID comes from the coding sequence ATGGAGGGCGAGAATGGTCTCCTGGTCAcggtcgggctcgccccccgagaaagtactgtgaggatggacttcctTGTGGTCCGCCTACCTTCGGCCTACAGCGCCATTCTCGGACGACCAAGGCTAAATGCTCTCCGAGCCATGGTCTCGACTTACCACTTGCTCGTACGATTCTCCAccgaccaaggagtaggcgaagtTCGTGGAGATCAGCGGATAGCTAAGCGGTGCTATATGGCAACCCATAAAGCAAAGCAACCGGCTAAAACTGAGGCACCAAGCCATGGCGAACAAACTGCCGAGGCGCCAACCGAAACATCAAATCAGGCACTGCCCATTGAAACCTTGGAGGTGCGGGACAATACTTGGAAGAAACGGGTGGAACCTGGTAAGCTTCTTACTCAGATTCCTTTACAAGAAAATTGCCcaaagctaaccgtgcaggtcggctccggcctgagTTCCCTTGAGAGGGACCGCCTGATCGAGTTCCTCCGGACCAACATGGACATCTTCACCTGGTCACCCGCCGACATGCCGGAAATcaaccctgaggtcatggtccaccggctccaagtaaagccaacctACAAACCCGTGCGACAGAAAAAAcggggctccgccccggaacgacaacgagcagcggcAGAGAAGGTGGACAAACTTCTCGAGGCCGGCTTCATTCGGGAGGTCTTCtatccggactggctcgccaatgtggtcctcgtgaaAAAAGCCAATgaaaaatggcgtatgtgcgtggactacaccgacctgaacaaggcctgtccGAAGGATAGTTTTTTCCTTCCCAGCATCGACTAG